One window of Agromyces rhizosphaerae genomic DNA carries:
- the nucS gene encoding endonuclease NucS yields MRLVIARCSVDYAGRLSAHLPLATRLLVLKADGSVLVHSDGGSYKPLNWMSPPCALAVEAPDDEQAAAGITERWRVTHAKTEDQLIVSVHEVLHDSAHELGIDPGLQKDGVESHLQALLAEQIELLGDGYRLVRREYMTAIGPVDILATDASGASVAVELKRRGDIDGVEQLTRYLELMNRDPLLAPVQGVFAAQEIKPQARTLAEDRGIRCVVLDYDAMKGVDSGRPTLF; encoded by the coding sequence GTGCGCCTCGTCATCGCCCGCTGCTCCGTCGACTACGCCGGCCGCCTCTCGGCGCACCTGCCGCTCGCCACGCGGCTGCTCGTGCTGAAGGCCGACGGCAGCGTGCTCGTGCACTCCGACGGCGGCAGCTACAAGCCCCTGAACTGGATGAGCCCGCCGTGCGCCCTCGCGGTCGAGGCGCCCGACGACGAGCAGGCCGCCGCGGGCATCACCGAGCGCTGGCGCGTGACGCACGCGAAGACCGAGGACCAGCTGATCGTGTCGGTGCACGAGGTGCTGCACGACTCCGCGCACGAGCTCGGCATCGACCCCGGCCTGCAGAAGGACGGCGTCGAGTCGCACCTCCAGGCGCTGCTGGCCGAGCAGATCGAGCTGCTCGGCGACGGCTACCGCCTCGTGCGCCGCGAGTACATGACCGCGATCGGGCCGGTCGACATCCTGGCGACGGATGCCTCGGGCGCATCGGTCGCCGTCGAGCTGAAGCGCCGCGGCGACATCGACGGCGTCGAGCAGCTCACCCGCTACCTCGAGCTGATGAACCGCGACCCGCTGCTCGCCCCGGTACAGGGCGTGTTCGCCGCCCAGGAGATCAAGCCGCAGGCGCGCACGCTCGCCGAGGACCGCGGCATCCGCTGCGTCGTGCTCGACTACGACGCCATGAAGGGCGTCGACAGCGGGCGCCCGACGCTCTTCTGA